One Vibrio pomeroyi genomic region harbors:
- a CDS encoding hydroxymethylglutaryl-CoA reductase, with translation MPKLNLHRRDYVSILGGDISADELEKKLQPHFEKPVNKLTPSPYLTEKNLTRRWTALDNAESQKELLDSHTESQIQAYEKNIEHFIGTVKVPVGVSGPLRVNGLFAEGDYLVPLATTEAALVASYNRGSKLITACGGASAMLLNEGVTRTPGFAFQGLVEAGQFVAWAVTQYEQFKTLAESTTSHGKLTDININIEGNHVYLVFEFLTGDASGQNMVTIATNAVFEYIIENTPVKPDHAFLDGNLSGDKKANTQTLRSVRGKKVTAEVNIPAELVAKYLHTTPEKMVQFGQMTTVGGALSGTIGINAHYANALAALYIACGQDAACVAESAIGMTRMELNKAGGLYASVTLPNLMLGTVGGGTGLPSQKACLDLLGLHGNGKSQALAEVCAALCLAGELSIVGAFCAGHFSRAHHKLARK, from the coding sequence ATGCCAAAACTAAATCTGCATCGCCGTGACTATGTTTCTATTTTAGGAGGCGACATCTCCGCAGACGAATTAGAAAAAAAGCTTCAACCTCACTTTGAAAAGCCAGTAAACAAGCTGACACCTAGCCCCTACCTGACAGAAAAGAATCTCACACGCCGTTGGACAGCGCTCGATAACGCAGAATCGCAAAAAGAGCTGCTCGACTCGCATACTGAAAGTCAGATTCAAGCTTATGAGAAAAACATCGAACACTTTATCGGAACAGTAAAAGTGCCTGTCGGTGTCTCTGGCCCGTTAAGAGTCAATGGTCTGTTTGCTGAGGGAGATTACTTGGTACCACTCGCAACCACTGAGGCTGCGCTTGTCGCGTCATACAACCGTGGTTCAAAGCTCATTACAGCTTGTGGTGGCGCAAGTGCGATGTTGCTCAATGAAGGCGTAACACGTACTCCCGGTTTTGCATTCCAAGGTTTAGTAGAAGCAGGACAGTTTGTGGCTTGGGCAGTAACCCAATATGAACAATTTAAAACCTTAGCTGAATCAACCACATCACACGGCAAGCTTACCGACATCAATATCAACATCGAAGGCAACCATGTCTACTTGGTGTTTGAATTTCTCACTGGGGACGCTTCTGGTCAGAATATGGTGACCATTGCGACCAATGCCGTGTTTGAATACATCATTGAAAATACACCAGTTAAACCTGACCATGCTTTCCTTGATGGCAACTTATCGGGCGACAAAAAAGCCAATACACAAACCTTACGCAGTGTTCGTGGCAAAAAGGTCACCGCTGAAGTAAACATTCCTGCTGAGCTTGTTGCTAAGTACTTGCACACCACACCTGAGAAGATGGTGCAATTTGGCCAGATGACAACCGTTGGTGGCGCTTTGAGTGGCACGATTGGTATCAATGCCCACTACGCGAATGCACTAGCAGCGCTCTACATTGCTTGCGGCCAAGACGCGGCGTGTGTTGCTGAGTCTGCGATCGGTATGACACGTATGGAACTGAACAAAGCAGGCGGTTTGTACGCAAGCGTGACTCTGCCGAACCTGATGTTGGGAACTGTCGGTGGCGGTACTGGGTTGCCAAGCCAAAAAGCGTGTCTCGATTTGTTAGGACTGCACGGCAATGGTAAATCACAAGCCTTAGCCGAAGTCTGTGCTGCGCTGTGTTTGGCGGGCGAGTTATCGATTGTCGGCGCATTCTGTGCAGGCCACTTTTCGCGAGCTCACCATAAGCTAGCTCGTAAATAA
- a CDS encoding LysR family transcriptional regulator has product MDYLHLSRVSLKHLTALHIMLNTHSVTQTSEQLCVSPSSVSKTLSQLRDILNDELFYRDGTKLIPTPFALKIAPTVHAILSSMNGLLHQKSFTPEEYQGSFSLSMRESTFEVFASKISKITTELAPKAKLNIYSKQQLGFDALLSGKVNLILLPHDISQPPTDNKELVWETILPDEMVCLMGAHHPLVQQELTVEGYLDYKHIGILDNELSQPYFEQNLVQCHQPREMAISVADFGAAAVLCHHTPFLFTCSKQWAEHAKQAHGLVSKPLPFDYGKVAYSLVWNKPNMNDQAIKWLCDLFLEA; this is encoded by the coding sequence ATGGATTACTTACACTTATCGAGAGTGAGCCTTAAGCACCTCACTGCGCTGCATATTATGCTGAACACCCACAGCGTGACTCAAACGTCTGAACAACTTTGTGTAAGCCCTTCGAGTGTAAGTAAAACACTCTCGCAACTGCGTGACATCCTTAACGATGAACTCTTCTATCGAGACGGCACCAAGCTAATCCCAACACCTTTTGCCTTAAAGATAGCCCCAACCGTTCATGCCATTCTTTCCAGTATGAATGGACTCCTTCATCAAAAGAGTTTTACTCCAGAGGAGTACCAAGGCAGCTTTTCGCTCTCTATGCGTGAAAGCACCTTTGAAGTGTTCGCCTCCAAGATCAGTAAAATCACCACAGAACTTGCGCCCAAAGCGAAACTCAATATCTATTCGAAACAACAACTTGGCTTCGATGCTTTGCTTAGTGGCAAGGTGAATTTGATCTTGTTGCCTCATGATATCTCTCAGCCTCCAACCGATAATAAAGAGCTGGTATGGGAAACCATTCTTCCCGATGAGATGGTTTGTTTGATGGGTGCCCACCACCCGCTCGTTCAGCAAGAGCTGACGGTCGAGGGTTATTTAGATTACAAGCATATTGGTATTTTAGATAATGAACTGTCTCAGCCTTACTTTGAGCAAAACTTAGTTCAATGCCACCAGCCGAGAGAGATGGCGATATCGGTAGCGGACTTTGGTGCTGCAGCCGTGCTTTGTCATCACACGCCTTTCTTGTTCACCTGTTCAAAGCAATGGGCTGAACATGCGAAACAAGCGCATGGATTAGTGAGTAAGCCACTTCCCTTCGATTACGGTAAAGTGGCGTACAGCCTAGTATGGAACAAACCAAACATGAATGATCAAGCGATCAAATGGCTATGTGACTTGTTCTTAGAAGCTTAA
- a CDS encoding YjjW family glycine radical enzyme activase, whose product MKISDLTTQMARVNNNKTEKQAKVSRVLTFSCVDGPGNRLVLFLQGCNFDCITCHNPHTINHCNHCGDCVSGCPSGALSTVDGKVKWDPVACTNCDQCIDICNHKSSPKITSMTVSEVLELVRHNQFFLSGITVSGGEATMQLPFIIELFQAIKSDAQLAHLTCFIDSNGSLSKQGWERVLPYLDGAMIDLKSLQSETHQWLVGRGNHRVFETINYLADKGKLHEVRLLHIPNKSDLEDEIEQVGYYLNGLPSDVRIRLNAFQHHGVIGEALEWPKCTGQQMQSFHDKLYAIVQRPMQTPEVYT is encoded by the coding sequence ATGAAAATTTCTGATCTAACAACTCAAATGGCTAGGGTTAATAACAATAAGACAGAAAAACAAGCGAAGGTCAGCCGTGTGCTGACCTTTTCTTGTGTTGATGGACCGGGAAATCGCCTAGTGCTGTTCCTACAGGGGTGTAATTTCGATTGTATAACCTGTCACAACCCACACACCATTAATCACTGTAACCACTGCGGAGACTGCGTCAGCGGGTGTCCAAGCGGTGCGTTGAGCACCGTTGATGGCAAAGTGAAGTGGGATCCGGTGGCTTGCACTAATTGTGATCAGTGCATTGACATCTGTAACCATAAATCGAGCCCGAAAATCACATCGATGACGGTCTCTGAGGTACTTGAACTCGTTAGGCATAACCAATTCTTCCTGAGCGGTATTACCGTCTCGGGTGGCGAAGCAACCATGCAACTGCCGTTTATCATCGAACTGTTTCAAGCGATAAAAAGCGACGCGCAGTTGGCACACTTAACGTGTTTTATTGATAGTAACGGTTCGTTGTCTAAACAAGGCTGGGAGCGAGTATTGCCTTACCTTGATGGCGCGATGATTGACTTAAAATCTTTGCAATCAGAAACACACCAATGGTTGGTCGGCAGAGGAAACCATCGTGTGTTTGAAACCATTAACTATTTGGCTGATAAAGGTAAGTTACATGAAGTTCGGTTACTGCATATTCCGAATAAAAGCGATCTTGAGGACGAGATAGAGCAAGTTGGCTATTACTTAAATGGATTGCCAAGTGATGTGCGGATTCGGCTCAATGCGTTTCAACATCACGGTGTGATCGGCGAAGCATTAGAGTGGCCTAAATGTACAGGGCAACAAATGCAGAGCTTTCACGACAAGCTCTACGCGATAGTTCAAAGACCGATGCAAACGCCAGAGGTTTATACCTAG
- a CDS encoding YjjI family glycine radical enzyme, with protein sequence MSHQSASPQLSEQQQRFSNIISDANLSPKQKSSYLALEAEASLPYMPVSNEVEQALQQGVLCDMFEGHAPFKPRYVLPDYSKYLHQGSKYLELSAATNFDEALNMLTILYHHVPSVTSIPVYLGQLDDVLMPFVGDLTEQQVYQKLKLFWIMLDRTLPDAFMHVNIGPTDNIICRSILRVDAELKQIAPNLTFMYDPAVTPDDLLRHAASNICECSKPHIANYPAHAAAYGDKRFGIVSCYNSLPLAGGSNTLVRMNLKQVALKSEDSADFLQQVLPNYSGIMVELMNARSRFLHEESNFFEGFLTKEGLIEEDRFAPMFGIYGMAEAVNILMEKEGKAGRYGHDEQANQLGHRISEKLAEIVESSEVKYGLEGKALLHAQGGISLDEDVTPGVRIPYGTEPDPVSYVRATAGHHKFYTSGISDILTIDETVKSNPEAMFNLCKGAIQAGYREFTANVASNDLVRVTGYMIKLSDIAKYDEHGSRTNTTFLGAEAAKNTGILERKPRVASLEMTPTYE encoded by the coding sequence ATGAGCCACCAATCTGCTTCTCCACAACTTTCAGAGCAACAACAACGCTTTAGCAATATCATTTCAGATGCCAATCTGTCGCCAAAACAGAAGTCGAGCTATCTTGCCTTAGAAGCTGAAGCTAGCCTGCCGTATATGCCGGTAAGCAATGAAGTAGAGCAAGCCTTACAACAAGGTGTGCTATGTGACATGTTCGAAGGTCACGCCCCATTTAAGCCGCGCTATGTGCTTCCCGATTATTCTAAATACTTACATCAAGGCTCAAAGTATTTAGAGCTTAGCGCGGCAACTAATTTCGACGAAGCATTGAACATGCTGACCATCCTTTATCATCACGTTCCGTCAGTGACTTCCATTCCGGTTTACTTAGGTCAACTGGATGATGTGTTGATGCCTTTCGTTGGCGACTTAACAGAACAACAGGTTTATCAAAAGCTTAAGCTGTTCTGGATTATGTTGGATCGCACGCTGCCAGATGCTTTCATGCATGTAAATATCGGCCCAACAGATAACATCATCTGTCGCAGCATTTTACGTGTCGATGCTGAACTTAAGCAGATCGCACCTAACTTAACTTTTATGTACGACCCAGCTGTGACACCTGATGATCTGTTGCGTCATGCAGCGAGCAATATCTGCGAATGCAGCAAGCCACACATCGCCAACTATCCTGCACATGCCGCAGCGTATGGTGATAAGCGTTTTGGTATCGTGAGCTGCTACAACTCGCTACCTTTGGCGGGCGGTTCAAATACGCTAGTACGTATGAACTTGAAACAAGTGGCGTTGAAGTCTGAGGACAGTGCCGATTTCTTACAACAAGTGCTACCAAACTATAGCGGTATCATGGTTGAGCTGATGAACGCGCGTAGCCGTTTCTTGCATGAAGAGTCTAACTTCTTCGAAGGCTTTTTAACCAAAGAGGGTTTGATCGAAGAAGATCGATTCGCACCAATGTTTGGCATTTACGGCATGGCTGAAGCTGTGAACATCTTGATGGAAAAAGAGGGCAAAGCAGGGCGTTATGGTCATGACGAACAAGCCAACCAACTCGGACACCGTATTTCTGAAAAGCTGGCTGAGATCGTTGAAAGCTCTGAAGTGAAGTATGGGTTGGAAGGCAAGGCTCTATTACACGCTCAAGGTGGCATCAGCTTAGATGAAGACGTAACCCCAGGTGTGCGTATTCCTTATGGAACAGAACCTGATCCTGTTTCTTACGTTCGTGCGACTGCGGGTCACCATAAGTTCTATACCTCAGGTATCAGCGACATTCTGACCATCGACGAAACAGTGAAGTCGAACCCTGAAGCGATGTTCAATCTGTGTAAAGGCGCAATCCAAGCGGGCTACCGTGAGTTTACTGCCAACGTTGCATCGAACGACCTAGTTCGTGTGACAGGTTACATGATTAAACTGTCTGACATTGCTAAATATGACGAGCATGGTTCGCGTACTAACACGACTTTCTTGGGAGCCGAAGCTGCGAAGAACACGGGTATCTTAGAGCGTAAACCGCGTGTGGCGAGTTTAGAGATGACACCAACGTACGAATAG
- a CDS encoding class I SAM-dependent DNA methyltransferase encodes MAKQWDEYAVDWDKDPATAVFAQSVFDQLTQLVDLNGTRVLDFGCGTGLLSQKISPLAKEIIALDISEGMIEELDKKELPNVEPVVDILSRGLAAQHPAFRNQFDLVVASSVCGFIPNLQDTVSLIYTLLENDGTFVHWDWYLENGSEDYGVSQQRSENVLSAAGFSVVEVSTPFSVDTPQGELKVLMGVGRKQVLPHL; translated from the coding sequence ATGGCGAAACAATGGGACGAGTACGCCGTTGATTGGGATAAAGATCCCGCGACCGCAGTATTCGCACAGTCCGTATTTGACCAGTTGACACAGCTCGTTGATTTAAACGGAACCCGTGTCCTTGATTTTGGTTGTGGTACAGGACTACTCAGCCAGAAAATATCTCCTTTAGCAAAAGAGATCATCGCACTCGACATCTCCGAAGGGATGATTGAAGAGTTAGATAAGAAAGAGCTACCAAACGTCGAACCGGTTGTTGATATTTTATCGCGCGGACTAGCAGCGCAGCATCCAGCATTCAGAAACCAGTTTGACCTAGTGGTCGCTTCTTCGGTGTGTGGTTTTATCCCGAACCTACAAGACACAGTCAGTCTGATTTACACATTGCTTGAAAACGACGGCACGTTTGTCCACTGGGATTGGTATCTAGAAAATGGCAGTGAAGATTATGGCGTAAGCCAGCAGCGCTCGGAGAATGTATTGAGTGCGGCAGGTTTTTCTGTTGTTGAAGTGTCGACACCGTTCTCGGTTGATACACCACAAGGTGAGTTAAAAGTACTGATGGGCGTTGGACGCAAACAAGTGCTCCCTCATCTGTAA
- a CDS encoding LysR family transcriptional regulator, with protein sequence MNLSQVQAFCSVADLGSVSEAARQLECNRTKLSMSIKALEKELDVELFVRSGNHVELSEAGKAIYKDCEGMLVTAARIKQTCLHVSGEFNAEIWIARDDSLPDEMWQDLSHALNNKYPSTSFNFVLASSGDLANLVETQQVDFAFGVDYERVDDPRIIYNPLGKIRMMSVCKKGHDLSAMRRVSDEVLRNSMQATMVYLNEKDNPELEPFSRRYIGFSSFDFMLDTILREEAWGVMPEPLIRHLLREQELAVIKHTYGLTQEDYCMFTAAGMAEHPGMNWLADQLSDYLFDF encoded by the coding sequence ATGAACCTTTCTCAAGTCCAAGCCTTTTGTTCTGTTGCTGATTTAGGATCAGTATCTGAAGCTGCACGCCAGCTAGAATGCAACCGAACCAAACTCAGCATGTCGATTAAAGCCTTAGAGAAAGAGTTAGATGTAGAACTGTTCGTGCGTAGCGGAAATCACGTCGAACTGTCTGAAGCAGGCAAAGCCATCTACAAAGACTGCGAAGGCATGTTAGTGACAGCTGCGCGCATTAAACAAACGTGCTTGCATGTGTCTGGCGAATTCAACGCCGAGATATGGATTGCTCGCGACGACTCATTACCCGATGAGATGTGGCAGGATTTATCGCATGCCCTCAATAACAAGTACCCTTCTACCTCATTCAACTTTGTTCTCGCGTCGAGTGGCGACTTAGCCAACCTGGTTGAGACTCAGCAAGTGGATTTCGCTTTTGGTGTCGATTACGAACGTGTTGATGACCCGCGCATTATCTACAACCCGCTTGGTAAGATTCGAATGATGTCGGTGTGTAAGAAAGGACACGATCTGAGTGCAATGAGACGTGTTTCTGATGAGGTGTTAAGAAATTCAATGCAAGCGACCATGGTTTATCTCAATGAAAAGGATAATCCTGAGCTTGAGCCCTTCTCGCGCCGTTACATCGGCTTTTCTAGCTTTGATTTCATGTTAGATACGATTTTGCGTGAAGAGGCATGGGGCGTAATGCCAGAGCCACTGATTCGTCACTTGCTACGTGAACAAGAGTTAGCGGTAATCAAACACACCTACGGCCTGACTCAAGAAGACTACTGCATGTTTACCGCAGCAGGCATGGCTGAACACCCTGGTATGAACTGGCTCGCGGATCAGCTCAGCGACTACTTGTTCGATTTCTAA
- a CDS encoding cation diffusion facilitator family transporter, with product MCDRKSQNENRVLLFSALLASGFAIGGLVLGLIVGSLVIVFDGVYSLISLLLTLLSLVASKYINRPSDREFPFGRAIIEPIVIAIKAVVILLVVGYSLYSAIGALMTGGREVDASIATLFGIFNVLGCGYAWWYIANKSKRISSGLIQAESKQWQMDTLLSVAVTAGFVVAWAMTFSPLASYAVYADPMMMLLMSFYFIKVPFDMLREAMRELLMMSATKDICDAVDKNVVAVDKEADQDLELMGVTKVGPELRINVDIHTNDQDAIAVDDIERTRRQLKRRLSKMPYELQLNLNIAS from the coding sequence ATGTGTGACAGGAAAAGCCAAAACGAAAATCGAGTACTATTGTTCTCAGCCCTTTTAGCATCAGGCTTCGCTATTGGCGGATTGGTGTTGGGTCTTATCGTTGGCTCTCTGGTCATAGTATTTGACGGTGTCTATTCTCTTATCAGCTTACTGTTAACTTTATTGTCACTAGTTGCTTCAAAATACATTAACCGCCCTTCGGATAGAGAGTTTCCGTTCGGTCGAGCTATCATCGAACCGATTGTAATTGCGATTAAAGCCGTTGTGATTCTACTTGTGGTTGGTTATTCGCTTTACTCTGCGATTGGTGCCTTGATGACAGGTGGCCGTGAGGTCGATGCTTCTATCGCAACTCTGTTTGGTATTTTCAACGTGTTGGGTTGTGGTTACGCTTGGTGGTACATCGCTAACAAAAGCAAACGTATCTCTTCAGGCCTGATTCAAGCGGAATCTAAACAGTGGCAGATGGATACACTATTGAGTGTCGCGGTAACGGCGGGTTTCGTTGTTGCGTGGGCAATGACATTCTCACCTCTTGCGTCATACGCAGTATATGCCGACCCAATGATGATGTTGCTGATGTCTTTCTACTTCATCAAAGTACCGTTCGACATGTTACGCGAAGCAATGCGTGAACTGCTGATGATGTCAGCAACCAAAGACATTTGTGATGCGGTAGATAAAAACGTGGTCGCTGTAGACAAAGAAGCGGATCAAGATTTGGAACTAATGGGCGTAACTAAGGTTGGTCCTGAGCTAAGAATCAACGTTGATATTCATACCAATGACCAAGATGCGATTGCGGTTGATGATATTGAACGTACGCGCCGCCAACTTAAGCGACGCTTATCGAAGATGCCTTATGAGCTTCAATTGAATCTAAATATCGCGAGTTAA
- the yddG gene encoding aromatic amino acid DMT transporter YddG encodes MLKSHRHSCYGIAAILLWSCLIALSRSVSEQLGPIGGAASLYTVSSLLLVCAMGLPKLSRFSKSYLLIGGALFVCYEIFLALALGMANNRHQALEMAVINYLWPALTVLFAVLLSDKKINWLVYPSIFLAFFGVAWSISGDQGLSVEQIAANVATNPKTYSMAFFGAIIWAVYCNYTQKVAKGQNAIVLFFIATAITLWIKYALSNETGMVMTTSAAIDLVLAGVCMGAGYALWNTAILGGNMVFLATMSYFTPIFATLLSSMILGLSLSMTFWQGVCMVTIGSLACWWVTRDKKPTVTASASKKVQSES; translated from the coding sequence GTGCTGAAATCTCATCGCCATAGTTGCTACGGCATTGCTGCTATTTTACTTTGGAGCTGCTTAATCGCGCTATCTCGTAGCGTATCTGAACAACTGGGCCCAATCGGCGGCGCTGCCAGTCTTTATACAGTGAGCTCGTTGTTGTTGGTCTGTGCTATGGGTTTACCTAAGCTATCGCGCTTCTCTAAGTCGTATCTATTGATTGGCGGTGCTCTGTTCGTTTGTTATGAGATCTTCTTGGCTCTGGCTTTAGGAATGGCAAACAACCGACATCAAGCTTTAGAAATGGCCGTCATCAACTACTTATGGCCAGCATTGACGGTGTTGTTCGCAGTACTACTCAGCGATAAAAAGATTAATTGGTTGGTTTACCCAAGTATCTTCTTAGCCTTCTTTGGCGTGGCTTGGAGTATCAGCGGCGATCAGGGGCTTTCTGTTGAACAAATCGCTGCCAATGTTGCTACTAACCCTAAAACTTATTCAATGGCGTTTTTCGGCGCGATTATTTGGGCGGTTTACTGTAATTACACTCAGAAAGTGGCGAAAGGGCAGAATGCGATTGTGTTGTTCTTTATCGCGACAGCAATCACCTTGTGGATCAAATATGCCTTGAGTAACGAAACCGGCATGGTGATGACAACCAGTGCCGCAATTGACTTAGTGTTAGCCGGTGTGTGTATGGGCGCAGGTTACGCACTTTGGAATACAGCGATACTTGGCGGCAATATGGTCTTCTTGGCGACCATGTCTTATTTCACGCCTATTTTTGCGACCTTACTGTCTTCCATGATTCTAGGTTTGTCACTGAGCATGACGTTTTGGCAGGGCGTTTGTATGGTGACGATTGGCTCTCTAGCTTGTTGGTGGGTAACCAGAGACAAAAAGCCGACGGTTACGGCGTCGGCTTCTAAAAAGGTTCAATCAGAGTCTTAG
- the yjjG gene encoding pyrimidine 5'-nucleotidase, with protein sequence MKYDWIFFDADETLFHFDAFQGMKLMFSRFGVNFSEQDYSVYQEVNLPLWVDYQDGRITAAQLKHARFESWATKLETTTAELNSAFLTAMADICSLLPGAKELMESLKGKVNMGIITNGFTELQSIRLERTGMTDYFDHVIISEEVGVAKPDAEIFEHAHKLVGLPAKQRVLMVGDNPHSDILGGLDFGIETCWLNSQEKAAPAGINPHYQVKSLADLQALLLA encoded by the coding sequence ATGAAGTACGATTGGATATTCTTTGATGCGGATGAAACCTTGTTCCACTTTGATGCTTTTCAAGGAATGAAGCTGATGTTCTCCCGTTTTGGTGTGAACTTTAGTGAACAGGATTATTCGGTTTACCAAGAGGTGAATTTACCACTTTGGGTAGATTACCAAGATGGCCGCATTACGGCAGCTCAACTAAAGCACGCGCGTTTTGAAAGCTGGGCAACAAAGTTAGAGACAACAACAGCAGAACTAAACAGTGCATTTTTGACCGCAATGGCAGACATCTGTTCTCTGCTCCCAGGTGCAAAAGAGTTGATGGAGTCTTTAAAAGGCAAAGTTAACATGGGCATCATCACGAATGGTTTTACTGAGCTGCAATCTATCCGTTTAGAGCGAACTGGAATGACAGATTACTTTGACCATGTGATCATCTCTGAAGAAGTCGGTGTCGCGAAACCAGATGCTGAAATCTTTGAACATGCACACAAGCTTGTTGGCTTACCTGCAAAGCAACGCGTATTGATGGTCGGAGATAATCCGCATTCAGATATTCTAGGCGGCTTGGATTTTGGTATTGAGACGTGTTGGCTGAACAGCCAAGAGAAAGCGGCGCCAGCGGGAATCAACCCTCATTATCAAGTTAAGTCTTTAGCTGACCTGCAAGCACTCCTATTGGCATAA
- the yiaY gene encoding L-threonine dehydrogenase encodes MSTAFYIPTINFMGTGCLKDAADSIQSQGFKKGLIVTDKILNQIGVVKQVQDLLSQRGVDAVVFDGTQPNPTITNVNDGLELLTDNDCDFVVSLGGGSPHDCAKGIALVASNGGKIADYEGVDQSEKPMMPLIAINTTAGTASEMTRFCIITDEERHIKMAIVDKHTTPLISVNDPELMLAKPASLTAATGMDALTHAIEAYVSIAATPITDAVAIKAIELVQAHLRTAVSHGEDIEAREQMAYAQFMAGMAFNNASLGYVHAMAHQLGGFYDLPHGVCNAILLPHVQRYNAQVCPERLRDVAKAMGVNVEGMTPEQGAEAAINAIVQLANDVNIPTGIAQLGAKLEDIPTLSDNALKDACGFTNPKQATHEEISAIFEAAM; translated from the coding sequence ATGTCTACTGCATTTTACATCCCTACAATCAACTTCATGGGTACTGGCTGTCTGAAGGATGCTGCTGATAGCATTCAGTCTCAAGGCTTTAAAAAAGGTCTGATCGTTACAGATAAAATCCTTAACCAAATTGGCGTAGTTAAGCAGGTACAAGACCTTCTTAGCCAGCGCGGCGTAGACGCAGTTGTATTCGATGGCACTCAACCAAACCCAACCATCACTAACGTTAACGATGGCCTTGAATTGCTGACTGACAACGATTGTGATTTCGTTGTTTCTCTAGGTGGTGGCTCTCCGCACGACTGTGCAAAAGGTATCGCGTTAGTTGCTTCTAACGGCGGCAAAATTGCAGATTACGAAGGTGTCGATCAGTCTGAAAAACCAATGATGCCTCTTATTGCTATCAACACAACAGCAGGTACAGCATCTGAAATGACACGTTTCTGCATCATCACTGATGAAGAGCGTCATATTAAGATGGCTATCGTTGATAAGCACACAACACCGCTTATCTCAGTAAACGACCCAGAGTTGATGCTTGCTAAACCTGCATCACTGACTGCAGCAACAGGTATGGACGCGCTAACACACGCAATCGAAGCTTACGTTTCTATCGCAGCAACGCCAATCACAGATGCAGTAGCGATTAAAGCGATTGAACTTGTGCAAGCGCACCTAAGAACAGCAGTATCGCACGGCGAAGACATTGAAGCTCGTGAACAAATGGCATACGCACAGTTCATGGCGGGTATGGCATTCAACAACGCTTCTCTTGGCTATGTTCACGCAATGGCGCACCAATTGGGTGGTTTCTACGACCTTCCACACGGTGTATGTAACGCTATCCTGCTGCCACACGTTCAACGCTACAACGCGCAAGTTTGCCCTGAGCGTCTACGTGATGTTGCAAAAGCAATGGGCGTGAATGTTGAAGGCATGACACCAGAGCAAGGTGCAGAAGCGGCTATCAACGCGATTGTTCAACTAGCAAACGACGTGAACATCCCAACAGGCATCGCGCAGCTTGGTGCTAAGCTAGAAGACATCCCTACTCTGTCTGACAACGCACTGAAAGATGCTTGTGGTTTCACTAACCCTAAACAAGCAACTCACGAAGAAATCTCAGCGATCTTCGAAGCGGCAATGTAA
- a CDS encoding YccF domain-containing protein has protein sequence MKTIGNIIWFLFGGVFMGLAWWFFGLLAFLTIVGIPWGRACFVMGNFSFFPFGQEAISRDELTNEMDIGTSPLGVIGNVIWFLFAGIWLAIGHIMSAVACFITIIGIPFAIQHLKLALISLAPIGKTVVDKREAEAARVRNYKG, from the coding sequence ATGAAAACAATAGGAAACATCATTTGGTTTCTGTTCGGTGGCGTATTTATGGGACTGGCTTGGTGGTTCTTCGGCCTGCTCGCGTTCCTTACCATCGTAGGTATTCCATGGGGACGAGCGTGTTTTGTCATGGGTAATTTCTCATTCTTCCCATTCGGCCAAGAAGCGATTTCTCGTGATGAATTGACTAACGAAATGGACATCGGCACCAGCCCGTTAGGCGTGATTGGTAACGTGATTTGGTTCTTATTTGCAGGTATTTGGCTTGCGATTGGTCACATCATGTCAGCTGTAGCGTGTTTCATTACCATCATCGGTATTCCATTTGCGATTCAGCACCTTAAGTTAGCACTTATCTCATTGGCGCCAATCGGCAAAACGGTTGTTGATAAGCGTGAAGCAGAAGCAGCGCGAGTAAGAAATTACAAAGGTTAA